Genomic segment of Candidatus Abawacabacteria bacterium:
GTTTGGAGGATAATGAGTATCCCAGAACGGATCATCATATCGAAATATCTTGTCGTCCAGAGCAGCATGAGACGGCCTTGTGTGACTATCGTTGATTGCATCATACATCCAGAATGGTCTGTTCTCCACATTGACTATCATTTCTCTATAGCGTCCAACCATATACGCTGTTTGCATATTGGTCTGATAAATGGTTTTTAAACGCCAGGGAGAGCCAAGCTGAACCTCTTTTTCTTCTCCGGTTTCTTTATCTTTTATGGTTTGTTTTCCCCACCAGCCTTTGGCTTTGAGTTTTGGCTTAAGTTCTTTCTGAAATTGCTGAAAAGTCTTGCCTTCATCAATAGAAGCTTGTAGCGCTCCTCTAATATCTTCGAGAATGTCCATCCTCATTGCCCTGGTGACGGTAAAAATCTTTGTATTATTTTCCTGCCAGATGTCTTCCCAATTTGAAGACAAAACATTCTCTTTGCCTGCAAGATAGTTTGAAACCTTCTCTGGTGGGAGATTTAGAGCGAAGTTTAAATTTGCTATCGTTGCAGACATTATGATTCCTTCTCTTCAATTATTTGTGGTATTGTGATGTTTTCCGGCGGGCCAAAGGCTCTAACCAGAGCAATGACTGCGTGTTTCATCTGGCATTTATGATAATCGACAAAGAATTGATCATAAAAACACCCTGAGCATCTGCAGCTTCTTTTGTAACATTGAATAGTTCCCTCCGTCCATCTAATAGGGGTGTACGCCTGATACCGGCTAAACCTAAAAACTGATAACTCAGGCTTCAGCAATGTCCAGGCCTCCGAGAATATCGGCAATATAAGTGCGTTTTGCCAGCATATCCTCAAAATCACTGCTGTTCATCTCAGAGTACAAAGTAGCCAGCTTTTCGATGGCTTCTTCATGGCTGGAAGCACTGAAAATCATATCAAATACCGGTTTTAAAAATTGCTCAGAGTGCTTTTGAAGCTCTTCATCGGTAATTGTGTCGGTAAATTCGTCAAGAATATCCTGGCTGCTTTTTGCTTCTTTAGGAGTTTGTTTCGAGAATGCAGGTTGTTGTATCTTTGTTTTCGGTATTTCATTGGCTCCCCTTTGTGGCTGACGTCCCAAAGGATCATTATCTTCAGTCGAAATGTTGTCAGAAGCTAAAGAAAATTCATCCTCCTGTAAGTTATATTTGCGCTGGTAATATTTTTTAGTGAATTTAAGGCCAGTTTCGGTGAGGGTTTTATCTCTTTCGGCCAGTTCTTTGTTGACTTGCTCTTCTTCAAACATCTTAAATTCAGGATAATCTTTTTCATTGCTGTTGAATTCACAAATCCATCTAATAAGCTGATTTAATGCCGCTTCGACCATCTGTTTGTCAGCGTCTTTAATATCAGCTCTGACTTCAGCATGTACTTTTCCTAAAGCATAGCTGCCTTTGCCGTCACTTTGTGTTGTCAAAGTTTGGCCTAAAAGTAATTTTGAAAGACCGTTCTCACAAAGTAGTATTATTTTTTCAAATAGATCAGCAGATACACCTTTGCCGGCAGATTCAAGAATGGTTACATCCGATCCTTCAGGCACTACAGCCACACCATCCTGAACTAATGTAACAAGAGCGTCACGTAATTCTTCTTTATCCTTTTTATCGATACCTCTTGGCACTTTGCCAAATAGCCAGGGTATTGCAAATTTTTCGGTTAAAAGCATCCAGAACTTAAAAGCGTTCTTCTTGAAATAAACCTTCCAGTAACATTTACTCAGAAGCCTATCACCATAGGGGTTATCATCATTGGCATTATGCTGGGTAAGCAAAACCTTTTTATCAGGCAATAATTCACCTTCAAAACTGTTTGTTTTGGATTTAAAACGAAGCCGATCTTCAGGATCAAAGTGAAAATTATCGTTTTCACGGCCTTTTACATCTTTAGGAACTATTTTGCCATCTTTAGATTCCCAGAGGATTTCAGAGACGTGGAAGCCATAAAGCGGTGTATTG
This window contains:
- a CDS encoding DUF935 family protein, with the translated sequence MVDNKLYKELTSRLNSTSFASLLSILPDPDIVLKKAGLTIDIYKEVMADDQVSCCVLSRQSAVKKLEWRIERGNASEQLTKFIEDIFKSLNMNRIISEILNTPLYGFHVSEILWESKDGKIVPKDVKGRENDNFHFDPEDRLRFKSKTNSFEGELLPDKKVLLTQHNANDDNPYGDRLLSKCYWKVYFKKNAFKFWMLLTEKFAIPWLFGKVPRGIDKKDKEELRDALVTLVQDGVAVVPEGSDVTILESAGKGVSADLFEKIILLCENGLSKLLLGQTLTTQSDGKGSYALGKVHAEVRADIKDADKQMVEAALNQLIRWICEFNSNEKDYPEFKMFEEEQVNKELAERDKTLTETGLKFTKKYYQRKYNLQEDEFSLASDNISTEDNDPLGRQPQRGANEIPKTKIQQPAFSKQTPKEAKSSQDILDEFTDTITDEELQKHSEQFLKPVFDMIFSASSHEEAIEKLATLYSEMNSSDFEDMLAKRTYIADILGGLDIAEA